From one Thiobacter sp. AK1 genomic stretch:
- a CDS encoding type II toxin-antitoxin system VapC family toxin, producing MIWVVDTSAVVRLFVPDGPLHPEIEAAMNRAMHGSDVVLAPELMLAESASVLLRKRRRGELSSWEAREIIEAIVSLPVRIEPHAPLLVAALSLADTHDLTVYDALYLALAERHGARLMTCDDRLDRVAKTMGLGSP from the coding sequence ATGATCTGGGTCGTCGATACATCGGCTGTCGTGCGGCTCTTTGTCCCGGACGGGCCACTTCATCCCGAGATCGAGGCGGCTATGAACCGGGCAATGCACGGCTCGGATGTCGTGCTGGCCCCTGAGCTGATGCTGGCCGAATCGGCCAGCGTGCTGTTGCGTAAAAGACGGCGCGGCGAGCTGTCTTCCTGGGAGGCCAGAGAGATCATTGAGGCGATTGTCTCCCTGCCGGTGCGCATCGAGCCGCATGCTCCCTTGCTTGTCGCTGCCCTCTCTTTGGCGGACACACACGATCTCACGGTGTACGATGCACTGTATCTCGCCTTGGCGGAGCGGCACGGGGCTCGCCTGATGACCTGCGACGATCGATTGGATCGTGTTGCGAAAACGATGGGGCTCGGCAGCCCATAG
- a CDS encoding conjugal transfer protein TraH, giving the protein MFRKRLIAGVVAAAFAVGAHATVYSEMNDWFNELGVYGNVTGPQAISGQTGTTFTGGSLFMRTPIRNYQLFAFQPPTVRAGCGGIDLHAGSFSFINSEAFTALLRNIGNAAIGAAFMMAVESVSPELADTMKSLQQFAQSANAMNINSCEAGKALASVAADSVKGMLAKEDTTGRAEGARTTNMFTDALNAATQFMNDLNARKNAMTAMQAADPGMKDLLQSKNVAWFALRKLNTTEEMTNLMMSMTGTVILRASDKNDSGKPEIEEKPPIITYAQLVGKPDSQTTRVKLYRCTDGDASLNGCLSMDTYDADLYSFYYRVRKLLEEGRNKVLARSPMDFGDDVDKAMYTNASVPLWKIVAASATGAFAQHDDLYAELVSTQLAYAYLTEILREATKAMMSNSASQDDQAVAATRKLIENIKQAQSMAAKEYSVALQKGQAIAAQQKNIQWFVETLYGALNARGLADKFVLADQK; this is encoded by the coding sequence ATGTTCAGAAAACGCTTGATTGCCGGGGTCGTGGCCGCCGCTTTTGCCGTGGGCGCCCATGCCACCGTGTACTCGGAGATGAACGACTGGTTCAACGAGCTGGGCGTTTACGGCAACGTCACCGGTCCACAGGCCATCAGCGGCCAGACCGGCACCACCTTCACGGGCGGCTCTCTCTTCATGCGCACCCCGATTCGAAACTATCAGCTCTTCGCCTTCCAGCCGCCGACCGTGCGCGCGGGATGTGGCGGTATCGACCTGCATGCAGGCTCGTTTTCTTTCATCAACTCGGAAGCCTTCACAGCGCTGCTGCGCAACATCGGCAACGCGGCTATTGGCGCAGCATTCATGATGGCCGTTGAATCTGTCTCCCCGGAACTAGCGGACACCATGAAGTCCTTGCAGCAATTCGCGCAATCGGCGAATGCGATGAACATCAATAGCTGCGAGGCAGGAAAGGCGCTCGCCAGCGTGGCTGCCGATAGCGTCAAGGGCATGCTCGCCAAGGAGGACACCACGGGGCGGGCTGAAGGGGCGCGAACCACTAACATGTTCACGGACGCGCTTAATGCTGCCACACAATTCATGAATGACCTCAATGCCAGGAAGAATGCCATGACTGCCATGCAGGCGGCAGACCCTGGCATGAAAGACCTCCTGCAATCGAAGAACGTCGCGTGGTTCGCGTTGCGCAAGCTCAATACCACCGAGGAAATGACCAACCTCATGATGAGCATGACGGGGACCGTCATCCTGCGGGCGTCGGACAAAAACGACTCTGGCAAGCCCGAGATCGAGGAAAAGCCGCCGATCATCACCTACGCGCAGCTTGTCGGCAAGCCAGATTCGCAGACGACTAGGGTGAAGCTGTACCGCTGCACGGATGGCGACGCTTCGCTCAACGGATGTCTGTCCATGGACACCTACGATGCCGATCTGTACTCGTTCTATTACCGTGTCCGCAAGCTCCTGGAGGAAGGGCGGAACAAGGTGCTGGCAAGATCGCCCATGGACTTTGGGGACGACGTGGACAAGGCAATGTACACGAACGCCTCGGTACCTCTGTGGAAGATCGTGGCGGCCAGCGCCACAGGAGCATTTGCCCAACACGACGACTTGTACGCAGAACTGGTATCCACGCAGCTTGCCTATGCCTATCTCACAGAAATCCTGCGTGAGGCTACCAAGGCCATGATGTCCAACAGCGCATCCCAGGATGACCAGGCCGTGGCCGCCACCAGGAAGCTCATCGAGAACATCAAGCAGGCCCAGAGCATGGCTGCGAAGGAATACAGCGTAGCGCTGCAAAAAGGGCAAGCCATCGCGGCCCAGCAGAAAAACATCCAATGGTTTGTCGAAACCCTTTACGGGGCGCTTAATGCGCGAGGGTTGGCCGACAAGTTTGTGTTAGCAGATCAAAAGTGA
- a CDS encoding conjugal transfer protein TraG N-terminal domain-containing protein → MNYEVYSYWNLPELEGVFNAIAALTASSDFTGLLRLLALVAIISLVMAALSGRARHEDFWRWVIMLAVINGMLLVPKATVILIDRTSSQPPRVIGNVPIGLAALAHGTSKIGDWLTRAYETVFALPNDLQFQQNGMMFGHRMLTESVKLAPEIVNGRWMRDFQEFWRECVMPDIASGYLPVDTLRNSHNFWGELNNTNPALYVTLSTVGTVNCPSAYTDLTNRLDGAVVPAAIQLQADMYYPGQPANTTKYKNALSQAYAFGLNNSSTAESIVKQQMSINAGIRAYCETFVQLGDANKASLCYSSAMGAHQTNYTYQVLAKIAESSMPKVKSAIEIIQYAVFPIILAFAIVAGHMGLSVLKTYVMSLVWIQLWAPLYAVIHYIQTIRLPEYANQLAGLGDTLAGQSGLLQMGVSDQAVAGMLVVAIPPIAAALVKGGEVGLQAVAGLVSAPRTAEQQAAANAKGNESVGQWNAAPTIRSGVPNIMVAGEQGRVEQEGLVYRFSGSWGQAAALDLNRDGRITFDEITFFQGLGTAMFGGKAGLSLGQSRSDGIYSDESVQKGEGRAASLGDTQTARLNREKTADWSRKFTQALNREIGHETGGGTTTAAGHASNTHSEASGHKTLNNNEGSSFNSRAGVGAGPQRGTTTNNEEGGNVGNRKKLAGLLSGAMSASVTGEIKTAQQYMEAATETMKAMSQDDVRKSYDIVSRALKKIAGTTSDQGMRQAAERLAAALDNAKTLDSKELASIMEQASAGNRRDVTSRNAAEISIDTSRELFRTAWMMMASREGWDDTVTPERLEMFAREWNNNASFREDAEIAMLERLKGNKLMQTGVQAPLSQEELKKDGDAKVKNLEQKGNEAVKQKNLDNKREVEREQPFDARSMPSIAPAAQAYAEAMRHADKEVQQRAAQMHLEQGILTVANELYHNRQKGVIQNIANTWLGGIGSASPQEYATKLREAAHKDPELARILAVIGMNHEKAKILPTEENLNVVTQMAGRSIANAEGNVSTMWYDVKTNTTQWAKSVFSSINNALDRTVSHGHQVVEGATGGEKTPPPNNR, encoded by the coding sequence GTGAACTACGAAGTCTATTCTTACTGGAACCTGCCTGAACTGGAAGGGGTTTTCAACGCCATCGCGGCGTTGACTGCCTCATCAGACTTTACCGGCCTGCTGCGACTGCTCGCGCTGGTCGCCATCATCTCGCTGGTGATGGCGGCCTTGTCTGGCCGGGCGCGGCATGAAGACTTCTGGCGTTGGGTCATCATGCTCGCCGTCATCAACGGCATGCTGCTTGTGCCAAAGGCGACGGTAATCTTGATCGACCGCACCTCATCTCAGCCGCCCCGCGTAATCGGGAACGTCCCTATTGGTCTTGCGGCGCTGGCGCACGGGACCAGCAAGATCGGGGACTGGCTCACGCGGGCCTACGAGACCGTGTTCGCGTTGCCGAACGATCTCCAGTTCCAGCAAAACGGAATGATGTTCGGGCACCGCATGTTGACCGAAAGCGTCAAGCTCGCGCCGGAGATCGTAAACGGCCGATGGATGCGCGATTTCCAGGAGTTCTGGCGCGAATGCGTGATGCCGGACATCGCTTCCGGCTACCTGCCGGTCGATACCCTGAGGAATTCACACAACTTCTGGGGTGAACTGAACAATACCAACCCAGCCCTGTACGTCACACTATCGACCGTTGGCACGGTGAACTGCCCATCCGCGTACACGGATCTGACCAACCGGCTCGACGGCGCGGTAGTGCCGGCCGCAATCCAGCTTCAGGCCGATATGTACTACCCCGGGCAGCCAGCAAACACGACAAAATACAAGAATGCACTCTCGCAAGCCTATGCCTTCGGGCTAAACAACAGCAGCACGGCAGAGAGCATCGTCAAGCAGCAGATGAGCATCAATGCCGGCATCAGGGCTTATTGCGAAACCTTCGTCCAGCTTGGCGACGCAAACAAAGCGTCCTTGTGCTATTCGAGCGCAATGGGGGCGCACCAGACCAACTACACATATCAGGTGCTCGCCAAGATTGCCGAGAGCTCGATGCCCAAGGTCAAGAGCGCAATCGAGATCATCCAGTATGCGGTGTTTCCGATCATCCTGGCGTTCGCGATCGTGGCGGGCCACATGGGCCTTAGCGTGCTCAAGACTTATGTGATGAGCCTGGTGTGGATTCAGCTTTGGGCTCCGCTCTATGCTGTCATCCACTACATCCAAACGATCAGGCTACCCGAGTACGCCAACCAGCTTGCTGGCCTTGGTGACACGCTAGCCGGGCAATCCGGCCTCCTTCAGATGGGGGTGTCGGATCAGGCCGTGGCCGGGATGTTGGTCGTGGCTATCCCGCCCATTGCCGCAGCCCTGGTCAAGGGCGGAGAGGTCGGCTTGCAGGCCGTGGCCGGTCTGGTGTCCGCACCCAGGACAGCCGAGCAGCAGGCGGCGGCCAACGCCAAGGGCAACGAGAGCGTGGGGCAATGGAATGCGGCGCCGACCATTCGGAGCGGTGTGCCAAACATCATGGTTGCCGGGGAACAGGGCAGGGTAGAACAAGAAGGCTTGGTTTACCGTTTCTCTGGATCGTGGGGTCAGGCTGCGGCGCTGGATTTAAACCGGGATGGTCGCATTACCTTCGATGAAATCACATTTTTTCAGGGGCTGGGAACTGCGATGTTTGGCGGCAAGGCCGGCCTGTCTCTGGGGCAGAGTAGGTCGGACGGCATCTATTCGGACGAATCGGTTCAGAAAGGCGAGGGACGAGCGGCCTCACTTGGAGATACCCAGACGGCGAGGCTGAACAGAGAGAAAACAGCCGATTGGAGCCGGAAATTCACGCAGGCGCTCAACAGAGAAATCGGCCATGAAACAGGCGGTGGTACGACAACCGCGGCCGGGCATGCATCCAATACACACAGCGAAGCGTCAGGACATAAGACGTTAAATAACAATGAGGGGAGCTCGTTCAACTCAAGAGCAGGTGTAGGGGCGGGCCCTCAACGTGGAACGACGACCAATAACGAAGAAGGCGGGAACGTAGGCAACAGGAAAAAATTGGCCGGACTGCTCAGTGGAGCAATGTCGGCTTCTGTTACCGGTGAAATCAAAACCGCCCAGCAATACATGGAGGCAGCGACTGAGACTATGAAGGCCATGAGCCAGGATGATGTCAGGAAGAGCTATGACATCGTGAGTCGAGCCCTGAAAAAGATCGCAGGCACAACCTCGGACCAAGGGATGCGCCAGGCGGCAGAGCGGTTGGCGGCGGCGTTGGACAATGCGAAGACGCTTGATAGCAAGGAATTGGCATCGATCATGGAGCAGGCAAGCGCCGGCAATCGACGGGACGTGACCAGCCGCAACGCAGCCGAAATATCGATCGATACAAGTCGTGAGCTTTTCAGGACAGCATGGATGATGATGGCTAGCCGGGAGGGGTGGGACGATACGGTGACCCCGGAGCGGTTGGAAATGTTTGCCCGTGAGTGGAACAACAACGCCTCATTCCGGGAAGACGCCGAAATCGCCATGCTCGAACGTCTCAAGGGGAACAAACTGATGCAAACCGGTGTGCAGGCTCCTTTGAGCCAGGAAGAGCTTAAGAAGGATGGGGACGCAAAAGTCAAAAATCTGGAACAAAAAGGAAATGAAGCGGTTAAGCAAAAGAATCTCGATAACAAGCGAGAAGTAGAAAGAGAACAACCCTTCGATGCGCGCTCGATGCCAAGCATTGCGCCCGCTGCTCAAGCCTACGCGGAGGCCATGAGACATGCGGATAAGGAGGTTCAACAGAGAGCGGCCCAGATGCACCTGGAACAGGGCATCCTGACAGTTGCTAATGAGCTTTACCACAACAGACAGAAAGGCGTTATCCAAAATATCGCGAACACATGGCTCGGAGGAATAGGCTCGGCGAGCCCACAGGAATACGCGACGAAACTCCGCGAGGCAGCACACAAAGACCCGGAGCTAGCCCGAATACTGGCCGTGATTGGTATGAACCACGAAAAGGCGAAGATTCTGCCGACCGAAGAGAATTTGAACGTGGTCACGCAAATGGCGGGGCGGTCGATCGCGAATGCAGAGGGCAACGTCTCCACGATGTGGTATGACGTCAAAACCAACACTACACAGTGGGCGAAAAGTGTGTTCAGCAGCATAAACAACGCGCTGGACCGAACGGTGAGTCATGGCCACCAGGTGGTTGAAGGGGCTACGGGGGGCGAAAAAACGCCACCACCCAACAATCGTTAA